The following is a genomic window from Manihot esculenta cultivar AM560-2 chromosome 9, M.esculenta_v8, whole genome shotgun sequence.
TCCTTCTGTGGGAGAGCCAAAACGAACATTTGATTTCTCAGGGACTTGTGAAGATGCGCTCAAATCCATATTGAAAGAggtaatctatttttttttttttttttttttgaaaaaaaccgTTTTTGTCAATAAAAAGAATGAAATTTGAAGCAATAACTCGCATATTGTAATTCCAAGTTATTAGGTTATGATACTGTTCTAATGTTAAGTCCTGGGTTTCTCTGTTGTCAGACATCAGTATCGGATTTGAGAATGACTAGATCAGATGTATTGAGATGGGATATTCATCCTTTTATCACACATAAAAGAGCTTGCATGCCAAAATGTGCTTTAGAAAAggtaattgattttaattgcatttCTTTGTTTCGTCAAGTTCCCGTCAAAGATAAGTGGTAAAAGAATTTTGCATCTCATGTACTTTGTGTGACTGTGCGTACTTTATTGTTTACAAACAGCTTAAAGATGAAATTTCCAAAGGTACCCATCCAAACGCTGCTGCATTGACAGAACTTATCGGAGTGGTCCATAAAAATGATGAGAATGGAAAGATCACTGTGGATTCTGGTCATCATAATGCAGTTACTGGGAGGATTGACAGTGATGAAACTGATGCTCAAGTCATGGCACCAGAGGAGAGTACCAATTCTCTACCACTGGAAAATAAGAATGGAATGGTCGGAGGTGATTCACATCATAGAAATTTATTACCCCTAAAGAGAAACAAAAGTAGTTTGGATAATGAAAATCCTGCTGGAGAGCATCAGGAAGATCAAGGTGGTGTTGGTAATGGTGATCTCCTATTAAATGTCAAAAGGGTTAAGAGCAATACCATGTGTATTAGTAACTCTACAGAACGGAGTTTTATTCTTCAAAATGGTAAGAGGTTGGTGGAGGATTCTTCTGAAAAGTTGGTCAGAGTTAAAGAGAAAGGAAGTTGCCAAATGGAAAGAGAATCCCAAATAAGACTGGCTGAATGCAAGTCTTTAGAGAATGGTCATGACAATTTTGTTGCTACAAAGGAGCTTGGAAATAGTCATAATGTTGGTGTTAGTGCTGACTTCTTGAATAATCAATGTGAGAATGCTGGCAATGCCAACAGAATGCAATCAGATAGGTCTGGAGATGGACCTTCCCAGCATATTTTGGTGGACGAAGTCCATGAGGCTGAACATATTTTGGTTGGAGTTAAAGAGAGAGGAAGTTGCCAAATGCAAAGAGAATCCCAAATAGGAGAGCTGGCCGAATGCAGGTCTTTAGAGAATGGTCATGACAAGTTTGTTGCTACAAAGGAGCTTGGAGATAGTCATAATGCTGGTGTTAATGCTGACTTCCAGCATAATCAAAGTGAGAGTGCTGGCGACGCCAACAAAATGCAATCAGATAGATCTGGAGATGGACCTTCCCACCATATTTCAGTGGATTCCTTGAGTGGATTGCACAGAGATGCTGCTGTTGAAAAACTTGGTGGCATGGAGCATCTTTGTCAAGAAGACACATCAAGTGATGGTGATGAATATCATCTTAGGAAGGTTGATGTTGCTATGGAGAAGAGCCATTTCCTGAGCTCTCAATGCACACTGAATCATGTTTCTCCAACCAACTGGACAGAGCTGCACCTTTGTGTAAAATGTAGCAAAGATGGTCAGTTGTTGGTTTGTAATGCTGTTGGTTGTCCACTGGTGGTTCACAAAGAGTGCTTGGGTTCCTTACCAAGGTTTGATGAGGAGGGAAACTTTTACTGCCCATTTTGTTC
Proteins encoded in this region:
- the LOC110622911 gene encoding uncharacterized protein LOC110622911 isoform X1, which codes for MGDPSSSASSLEWLWTIEYLARFRQLDPSILHHLIDAAPVLSEHLGKSTREMVSLRCLEQLFGIGNGVPNDVPSVGEPKRTFDFSGTCEDALKSILKETSVSDLRMTRSDVLRWDIHPFITHKRACMPKCALEKLKDEISKGTHPNAAALTELIGVVHKNDENGKITVDSGHHNAVTGRIDSDETDAQVMAPEESTNSLPLENKNGMVGGDSHHRNLLPLKRNKSSLDNENPAGEHQEDQGGVGNGDLLLNVKRVKSNTMCISNSTERSFILQNGKRLVEDSSEKLVRVKEKGSCQMERESQIRLAECKSLENGHDNFVATKELGNSHNVGVSADFLNNQCENAGNANRMQSDRSGDGPSQHILVDEVHEAEHILVGVKERGSCQMQRESQIGELAECRSLENGHDKFVATKELGDSHNAGVNADFQHNQSESAGDANKMQSDRSGDGPSHHISVDSLSGLHRDAAVEKLGGMEHLCQEDTSSDGDEYHLRKVDVAMEKSHFLSSQCTLNHVSPTNWTELHLCVKCSKDGQLLVCNAVGCPLVVHKECLGSLPRFDEEGNFYCPFCSYSLAISEYMEAKKKASLARRELSAFIHKQTESSHSKEHNNLNQDGDEDDMSGNVRESESNQTNNGGYAFEVNSQLEKRRGDKQPVEPTVSCSDIKLINQEEDPDVTHAITNVSTGEKEREEMASECLTVGGLERQDQTFANPKCNGDNPMRKDSECFPLNGKQAGVIEKNVLEQQSSDQENISDEGNKENLVSNYSIRFQRREKQYLSPAIPQLRRKKVHWTTEEEEMLKEGVQKFSNVGERAIPWKKILEYGSSVFLNGRTTVDLKDKWRNICKGSPKCK
- the LOC110622911 gene encoding uncharacterized protein LOC110622911 isoform X2, encoding MVSLRCLEQLFGIGNGVPNDVPSVGEPKRTFDFSGTCEDALKSILKETSVSDLRMTRSDVLRWDIHPFITHKRACMPKCALEKLKDEISKGTHPNAAALTELIGVVHKNDENGKITVDSGHHNAVTGRIDSDETDAQVMAPEESTNSLPLENKNGMVGGDSHHRNLLPLKRNKSSLDNENPAGEHQEDQGGVGNGDLLLNVKRVKSNTMCISNSTERSFILQNGKRLVEDSSEKLVRVKEKGSCQMERESQIRLAECKSLENGHDNFVATKELGNSHNVGVSADFLNNQCENAGNANRMQSDRSGDGPSQHILVDEVHEAEHILVGVKERGSCQMQRESQIGELAECRSLENGHDKFVATKELGDSHNAGVNADFQHNQSESAGDANKMQSDRSGDGPSHHISVDSLSGLHRDAAVEKLGGMEHLCQEDTSSDGDEYHLRKVDVAMEKSHFLSSQCTLNHVSPTNWTELHLCVKCSKDGQLLVCNAVGCPLVVHKECLGSLPRFDEEGNFYCPFCSYSLAISEYMEAKKKASLARRELSAFIHKQTESSHSKEHNNLNQDGDEDDMSGNVRESESNQTNNGGYAFEVNSQLEKRRGDKQPVEPTVSCSDIKLINQEEDPDVTHAITNVSTGEKEREEMASECLTVGGLERQDQTFANPKCNGDNPMRKDSECFPLNGKQAGVIEKNVLEQQSSDQENISDEGNKENLVSNYSIRFQRREKQYLSPAIPQLRRKKVHWTTEEEEMLKEGVQKFSNVGERAIPWKKILEYGSSVFLNGRTTVDLKDKWRNICKGSPKCK